The region GATCGGGTCTCGATCGAGCTGACGACCGGCATGCTCGCAACCCTCTTCGATTTTCCCTGGGAGGATCGACGCAAGCTCACGTTCTGGTCGGACATGGCCACCGCGAGTTCCGAGATGGTGGGCGCCGGCGGAATCACGGAAGAAGAGCGCAAGACCGCGTTGCTGGAATGTCTCGACGTGTTCACGGGGCTGTGGAAGAAACGCGAAGGCAAACCCCAGGGCGAGCCTCTCGACCTGGTCACCGCGTTGGCCAATGGCGCCGCGACCCGGGACATGGAGCCGATGGAGTACCTCGGAACGCTGGTGCTGTTGATCGTGGGCGGCAATGACACCACGCGAAACTCGATCACGGGCGGCGTCCTCGCATTGAACGAGAACCCGGACGAGTACCAGAAGCTGCGGGACGACCCGAGTCTCATTCCCAACATGGTGAGTGAGATGATTCGCTGGCAGACGCCCCTGGCTCACATGCGGCGAACCGCGACGCGAGACACGGAACTCGGCGGCAAACAGATCAAGAAGGGCGACAAGATCGTCATGTGGTACGTCTCGGGCAACCGGGACGAGAGCGTCATCGACCGGCCAGATGAGTTCCTCATCGATCGCAAGAATGCACGGCAGCATCTCTCCTTCGGATGGGGTGCTCATTTCTGCATGGGCAGTCGCCTGGCGGAGATGCAGCTCCGT is a window of bacterium DNA encoding:
- a CDS encoding cytochrome P450; the protein is MSQSAETNPPSLNQAGVDPYSIPLDEIDVSDAELFETDTIWGYFERLRKEDPVHYCAESLFGAYWSITRFDDIAMISKDPETYSSAHSITVGDPEPDFPLEPGFIAMDGDKHTAHRKVAQPVAAPRNLKLLEPLIRERVNGILDGLPVGETFDWVDRVSIELTTGMLATLFDFPWEDRRKLTFWSDMATASSEMVGAGGITEEERKTALLECLDVFTGLWKKREGKPQGEPLDLVTALANGAATRDMEPMEYLGTLVLLIVGGNDTTRNSITGGVLALNENPDEYQKLRDDPSLIPNMVSEMIRWQTPLAHMRRTATRDTELGGKQIKKGDKIVMWYVSGNRDESVIDRPDEFLIDRKNARQHLSFGWGAHFCMGSRLAEMQLRILWEEALARYRLIEVVGEPVRVRSNFVKGFTELPVRLHPW